GTGTGCGGGTTTATGAAAGATAAAGATTATCAGCGTATGTTAGCACAACTGGTTCCACATTTTCAAACCGTATACGTAACCGAACTTAATCACCCGCGTGCGGTGGCCGCGGCTCAATTAAAACAATTGTGCCCGGCACGGACGTCCGTGTATGCTTTCTCATCTTCTACGCAAGCAATAAAAGCGGCACTTTCTACGCATACCAATATCTTAGTGACGGGGTCTTTTTACGTGGTGGCAAACTTGCAACGGGCACTGCAGAAACACGTTTCGCACGCGCGCGCCGCGCGTAAGGATTGACAGACGGCTCAGATTGTGATTAAATTTAATATATCCTTTTTTGGGCGGAGCGTATAATGGACAATACTCAGTGGGACGGGCAAAGCGATATTACCCGTTTTTTAGAAAAATTTAATCAACCGGCCGACTCGGCAGATTTTGCATTTCCTACTCCCATGCAAGAAGTGAAAGAACCTTCTTCTGCCGTACAGGAAAAATACAACCAATCTTTTGCAAAATTAGAAGAGAAAATTCAGGAATTGGAAGAGAAATTTGCCGCTTCTACCGCTCAGAATGAAGCAGTGATGCAAGAGTTGGCCCGTACCCGTCAGGTTGTTGAAAATCAACAAAGCAGAGAAGCATTTTTCTCTAACATCGCTTCCACCATTGCCAACTTAAAACAAAGTGTCGAAAATTTATCCCACGTACGTCCGACGACACCTGTGTATAATACGCCAGCTATTACGCGGACGTTTGATGCGCCTGCTACTGAAAATTACGCGGCATCTGCCTATCATCAGTTCGAAAATTATCGGGCCGGCCAGCAAGCTAAATTACAAGCTATGGCAAGTGAAAATGATCAGGCTTTAGCTTCGTTGCAAAATGCGTGGCAACAGGAACGAGATGCCAGTTCGCAGGCGTTGGCGGCCGCACAGGCAGAATCTGTGGAGAAGGCACGTATCATTTCCAGTCTGCAACAAAAAGCCTCTCAATTAAAAGCAGTAAACACGGCCTTGGACCGTGAAATTAAACGGACACAACAAGAGCGAACGGATGCACTACGCAAATCAGCTGATCAGGCAAAAGAAATTTTGCTATTAAGAGATGCTTTGACCGCTGCAGAGGAGCGTTTCCGGTCTTTTGATTTTAAGGGACGTATCATTTCCGTAAAACGTCAATACGAGCAAAAAGTAAGTAAGTTGGAAACACAATTGCATGAGATGTCTACCACCTGTATGAAACAGGTAGAAGAAATCGAATCGCTCAAAACGGAAAATTTGAAATTGCAACAATTAGCGGAAGAAAGAGAACAATTAGCTGCCTTGTACGAGGCGAAAACGCGGGAATTGGAAACGTTGCAAGTACAACTGCGTGCCGAGGCCGCTGAGAAAGAAAAAGCGGATCAAAAACGCTTGGCTGCTTTTACCCAACGTATGCAACGCTTGCAAGAGGAACATGAGACGTTGGCACAGCGTTTAACCAATGCCCAACAAGCCTTAAAATTAGTAAGCGATGAAAAACAAACGCTGGAGCAAAATTTCAAGACCTTATTACAGAAAATAGAGAAGAACGACGAAGTAATTAGCGGTTTGAAAGAGAAAATTGCGGTGTTGACGGAAGAAAACCGCGAATTGAAAAAAGGTCAAGCCTCCGCTGCTACTTCCCCTCGTCCGTCCGCGCCGGTGCGTCAGCCCGTGACGGTGCGTTCCCTGCCGGTACAAAAGGCGGCGACTACTACGGCCGCTTCAAAGCCAACAGTTCCTGCAGTGGAGAACGCTCCCGTAGAAATGCAAAACACATTACATGCCCAAGTGAAAACGGACGCTGATTTGCCGGAGATTAAAGTGGCAGATCCTATTCCTCAACCGGAAGTGGAATTGGAAGACGATTTCTTAGAGAAAACGGATAGTTTTATCGGCCGGATGAAGTGGTCTATTTTCCGGGAAGATAAATAATATATACACTCACATTGGGAATCTTGCGTATGAATCATTCTTTGCAAATAGCGGTGTTGTATGGAGGAAAATCTACCGAGCATGAAGTGTCTGTGCATAGTGCCGGTACGGTGTGCCGTACATTACAAGCAGACCCACGATATCACGTGCTTCACGTTTTTATTGATAAAGACGGTTATTGGTTTTTACAAACCGCTTGTTCCGAGCGTACCCCGCAAGATATAGCCATTACCCCGGTAGTATCTGCTAACGGCAGCTTATATATCCCTTCCCAAAACAAGTGGTTACGTCCGGAAGTGTTTTTTCCGGTATTGCACGGCGCGAATGGAGAAGACGGTACTTTGCAAGGACTTTTGGAATCGTTACAAGTGCCGTATGTAGGATGCGGCGTGTTGGCTTCTGCCATGGGCATGGATAAAGAAATTTCCAAGCAAGTAGCTCAAACTGTCGGTGTGCCGACGCTTCCCTATCAATGCTTAAACAAAGCGTGCGGATATGACCATTTAGCCTTGGAAAAATGGGCTCATGAGACCGGATATCCTATATTTGTCAAACCTGTTCGCTTGGGCTCTTCTATCGGAGTGAGTAAGGTAACGGCTGTTGAACAGTTGCACCAGGCCATTGAGCAGGCGTTTCGTTTTGATACGGATGTGTTGGTGGAAAAAGGATTAGACGCCCCACAGGAAGTGTTTTGCGGTTTGCTGGGGGAGGGAACTCGAGTCCGTTCTTCTGAATGTGGAGAGCTCAAATCATTAGCCAGTGAATTTTTTGATTATCAGGCCAAATACATCACGGTAGGAGGATGTGAAACCCGCGTGCCGGCGGTTTTGCCCGCACAAACAAGAGCGGCCATCCGTCGCGGAAGTGAATTGATTTTTCAGGGCTTGCGCGGAAGCGGACTGGCCAGAGCGGATTTCTTGGTAGATAAACAAGGAAAAGCCTGGTTCTCTGAGATGAATACGATGCCCGGTATGTCCGAAACCAGTTTATACCCGCAATTATTTGCAGCTACCGGTGTAGCCTATGTTGATATATTGACAGAGTTGATAGAACTCGCCTTGCAGGTTTATCAGCGCAAAAATAGTTTGTTTATGGAGCATATAGCATGATAACCGCAGTATGGAAGCGTTTTGTAGCTTTGCCGATATGGCTTAAAATTATTTGGATTCTGTGTGTGTGCGGACTAATTATGAACACGATCGCACTGTCACGGGATATGCATAACGGAGCAGTTCTGTTGCGTTTGCATTTGGGATTTTTTGTGTTGTATGCCGGACAAGTGGTATTTATTTTGCTAGGTGAGAGACTGGTGTGGATGCTATCGCTTTTACAAGCCTTTTTAGCTTTTATTAGTAATTTAGATTTTACTTTTGTACCTATTGTACGGGCGGTGGGCGCATTTGTGTATGCGTTGCACGGCTCTTTTACCGTGCAGGAATTGGAAGTGTACAAATACGTATTTGTGTCGGCTTGTTTTAGTTTGGAAATATTGAAGACGGTGTTTATATTCTTGCTGATTCCCGCTAAGTCTCGCTGAGTATTTCCAATAGTAGCACATTCTGTTTGAAAGTTTCTCGTCCGTATTTGTGGCTTGTTATAAACGGCTTGCACAAAAATCAGATTTTAGTCATAATATAAACAGGAGTTCTATATTAGAAGAGGTTTTATGAAAAAACTAATGTTATTATGCTGTGTAGTAAGTATGTTACTGAGTGCCTGTGTCAAACCGGAGGATGAGTCTTCCTCTAAGTTTAATCGTCAGGCCAATATTGAGAAATATATGAAAAAAGCGAAAACGCTTTCCCAAATGGATCAAGAACGCCAAAAACCGTTAGATATCGTAGCTCCGCTTGATGTTTCTCATTTGACCAAAAACACACAAACAGTAGATCTTGATTTTTTGACAGAGTCCTTTGAGCGGAACCGACAATCTTTGCAAAATCGTTTGCAGGAAAAATACACCCAACGCAACGGTACTCGTTTAGAGCAATTGGCCGACCAATATAGAAATCAAATCCGACAAGCCATCCAAGATGCTTCTTCACCGGCGGAACTGGAGGAAAAAGTAAATCAGGCATTGGCCGATCAGGAAAAATCTGTTAAAGAGTTGATGGACCAAACAGACACCGCAAACCGCTTAAAACCCGATCAACAATCCTTGGACCGCGCGGCTCAACGTCTGCAGCATCGTTGTGAAGATTTCGCTAACCGAATGGAATTGTACTATGGACCTGAAACAGCTGCGGCAGTTCGGCCCGTGTTGGACAAAGCGATAGAAGATTTTGAATATGCTATGGCTAGTGCCGCTAACGAAAAAGAACTCAATGATAAGTTGGCTCAAATTTTATTGTTCACAAGACAGCAAATCCAACAGGTGACAGAAGAAACAGCGGATCCCGCAGGTATCACCTCTGAAGATGAGATTACTGCTCTGCGTTCTGAAATGATTACCACTCATCAACAATTGGAAAACCGTATTGAATATCTGTATGGAAAAGAGGCTGTGCTACAAGCGCGCAAACCTTTTAACCGCTTACTGGAAGACGCGGGAAATACTTTGCGCGAAAATATGCGTTTAAGTCAGAAGAAAAACACATTGGAACGTTTTAACGCACATTACAAAGACAGTCTTCTGGACTTACAAGAGCAGTGGAATAAAGAATTGGCTCAAATGGCCAAATCGGAAGGGGCTTAGTTTTTTAGATAGGAGCCATATGTCAAGGGACCGATTTGTACTTTATACATTATTGGGATTTGTATTAGTAGCCGTTATCGGGATGGCCTTTATTGTTTCTTTGCAAAAACACCAAGCTGCGGTGCCACAAAGCGTATCCTCACGGCCAGAAAACACACGCTCCGCTCCCGCAAAGCCGGATTATGATTTTACTACGCTGTTACCTGAGGACACCGCCTCTGCTATAGCGGCAAGACCGCAACAAAAAAAAGATACTGCACCCTTGACACAACCTGTGGCTCAATATACTCAGCCCACCGGCAGGCCCGTTACCTTGCGCGTGGAACCAATACGTGTTGAGAAGATACCTGTAAGGACGTCTGCTCAGTTACCTACTTTGGGTTCTTCCAATACGTCCGTTACTGCGTCAAATAGCTCAAAAAATTTATTGGCATCCAATACTCGGCCGACACGTTCTTATTCCGCTACCGGGCCGGAGAAAGCAACGATTCCCACTTCGTACTCCGGAAGTAAGTCTGCCAAAGATTCCTCAAAACCCAGCTCAGGGGAAGAAATTTTAGATGCTTATACTCCGTATCAAACCATCAGTCAACAAAGGGCTTTGAATCAAAAAATACAAGATATGCGTGATGGCGTGGACCGGGCTTTGCTGGAAGCGATGGCCCCAAAAGGTAAGCGGGAACAAAATTTGGAAAAATATATGCCTTCTAACGGCCAGGATAATGAAACAAACGCTTCTTCGGCTGGGGCAAATGCCGCCGCTACGTCTGAAGTCAGCCAGCAACTAGCCACTCAAGCACAGCAAGTGGTCGGCCAAATGCGCCGCAATTACGGGGATGCGGTGGCTGGACAGGCCAGTGAAATTATGAACGATTTCCAACAAGAAATGGCTTCTCTGTTAAATAGTCCGCTTCCTCAGGAAGAAAAAATGATTAAGGCGCAAGAATTAAACAATAAATACAATGAAAAATTACGTGATTTGAACGAGAGTGCCGGCAAGTCTAAGATGGAAGATCGACTGAAAAATGAAAATACAGAATATTTAAGTAAAATTACGCAGACCTATGGGGGCGAAGTGGCAAGTATTGTAAGTCCGATTTTAGATAAGTATGCTACGTTGCGTTTGGCTAATTGGACTACCCCGCAAAGTGAAGCTGAAGCCATAGCTAATGAAGCCGATTTGCAAGACAAGATGCATAAAGAGTTGGAAGACGTGTTAAATAAACGAGGTTACAAAGGAGATGTTACCTCCATGTTAGAGGGGCCGACTCGTGAGCAGATTTTAAAATCGGGGCCGGATAACACTCCTGTTTTCCGTCAAACGGAGGAAGGGCAGAAGGCTCGAGAAACGTCGTGGAAAAAAGAGGGGCAGGAAATTGTAGATACGTTTTCTCAGTTAGGGGATAAAGCAAAGCAGGATGCGCAGCAGTTGGTAAATGGTTTGCTAGAAGGCCGCAAAAAGTTATATCAACAGGCTCAAGAAGAAGGATGGACTAGAAAAAAATTAGCTCAAAAAGAAATGGAAATGGTAGATAAATTTAATCAACAATCAAAAAATCTATACAATACGACCGTTGCCGGCAATTATAATAAACAGTATGAAAAAAATTTTCAAAATATGCCGGAAGATGTTAAAAGACAAATGCGTCCGATTTGGGAGGAAGGAAATTTGAAATTGGCCGAACTGGATAATACATTAATGAAAGACGAAGACCGGAAAAAACAAAAAGAACAGATATTGCAGGAAATGGAAAAGAGAATGCAGAAAATCTTGCAGAATGCTGAGTAGATCTTCTTAAGCAAATACAAAACCGCCCACGTTGCTGGTGGGCGGTTTTGCTTTAGATGGATGTTATTCTTCGCGCATGTCTTTTAACTCTGTCAGCGGGAAATAGTGTTGTAAAATGGTTTGATAATCTTGTCCGGCTTCTGCACGGCCCGCAGAGCCCGTTTGGCAAAAGCCCACTCCATGTCCCCAGCCGCCTCCATAAAACACAAAGTTTTTAAGTTTGCGGCCTTCATAGTTGGGTACCACAATAAAATAACTGCTGCGTAACATACCCGGAGCTAAGTTGTTGCGGATTACGTTTTCTTTGCTTAAGGTAATGTTGCCTTTGGTGCCTTTGACTAATACTTGAGTAACATAACCGGAACGTCCGCGTTTTTGCGGGATAATGGCAGTAATACGACCAATATCTTTTTTCTGGCGTTGGATGAGCTGTCGCAAATCTGCTTCTTCTATCACACGTGCCCAGCGGTAGGCGGCGGGACTGACGTGTTTATTATAGCGGCTATACGCCTGATGTGGGTGTTGCAGTAAATCTTTGAATTGATAGGGTTGTAACGTGTCAAAATTAAAATCCTGATAGTCCGATACCGGATTGAGGTAAGCGGTGGGATACCAGCCGGCTTCTTGGGCGCTTTGCGTAAATCCGCCGCAGTTGGCAGAAAAGACGCCCTCTATAGGAGTATTTTGATAAAACAACACTTGCCCCATGGTGGATTCTACCGCGGCATTTCCGGTTTCGCTTTCGGCCCCGACTCCTCCGTACACTTGGCAGTTTTGGGTGTCGCACAAATCATAGCCGTAGGCTTTGTGTTTGCCTAAATGTTTCAACGCATACGTGCGGGCTAGCACCGCTTGCGCCCGTAAAGCATTCATAGGAAATCCGGCGGGCATTTCGGAAGACAATACGCCCATTAAATACTCTTCAATGTTAACGATATTAATCGGCAGTAGCGTATTATGTTTTTTGTCATGAATGATTTCCAGTTGGCCGCGGTACTCTTTGTCATCTACGCTGGCCCACGTCATACCGGCCCCACTCATCACTTTTTGAATTAAAATGGTGGCCCCTTGCATAGCATCGGCTGATTTAGGAGTAACGATAATCGCGCCTTGGAACGGATATCGTTTTCCGGTGGGAGAAAATAAAGCGGCTTTTCCATTCGTTAATTCAGCGCGCCATATTTCTTTTCCCTTGCCGATCACCAAAGTCTTACCGGTATTTTTGATAGTTACTGTAAAAGGATGAGAAGGGGAAAAAATCAGCTGAGTGCGCGGAGAAGGACGTCCACCCGCTGTAGTACCCAGTGCCACTCGCACTGTTTGCAAATTCCCTTCCAAAGAAATGACCGGCTTAACAAGCGTGTGTTTTTTTTGTTCTTTACGGCTTTCTAAATCTTTTTCTTTCTTGGTAATTTTAGGGCGTAATCGTTGCAAAGCGGTAATGTATAATTGATTCTTGGGGCTGGCCGCATGCAAAATGCGGTATTGGCGAAAGGCGTCGTTGTAATCTTTGTTTCGTTCTAAGCAAACGGCATAGCGAGCGCGTGCTTCGGCAAATTGATGGTCATAGTCAATAGCTTTTCCATAAGCGTCTGCAGCTTGTGCCCAATTTTTTTCTTTCTCGTAAATTTGCCCCAGTAAATAATTTGACAGAGAAAGATGATTCTCTCCGGTGGCGGCCCGTTGTAAATTATGTTTGGCCAGTTCGGTTTCGCCCATACCCAACTGTGCGCGGGCCACATGAATTAATAAAAATTCGGATTTTTCTCCGCCCCCATCAAGCAAGGAAAAAAATTTTTCTGCGTTTTCATATTGTCCGTCTGCTAAATAAGCCTCTGCCGTAAATTCTGTAATTTCCGGATCATGAGGATACAGCATATAAGCTGTACTGACAATATCCACCGCTTGTTTGGGATTACCTTGTTCCAAGGCAATAAAGGTGGCATTCAAAAAGGAATCTTTATTTTGCGTTTCTTTAGATAAATCAATATAGGCTTGCAAGGCCTGTTGGGGATGGCCTTCAAAATATAATTTAGCCGCAGCAGCCAGCTTTTCTTCGGTGGAGACGGCGTGGCAAAAGGACACCGGATACCCACCTAAAAGCACACTGCCCACCAGTAAAAGAGAAAATAGGAGTTTACGCATAATTTACTATAATTTATTATAGCAATATGACAAACTCCCTGCCCACTTGGCTTAAAGAAATGGTTGGCCGAAATAAAGCCGCTTTACGCACGCAAACTGCACTGCAAGCCCAACAAGGTTTAGATGCACAGGCATTGCATACAGTGTGTGTGGAGGCCAAATGTCCCAATCGGGGGGAATGTCTTAATTGCGGCGATGCCACATTTATGATTTTGGGTGGCTTTTGTACGCGCGGTTGTAAGTTTTGTGCGGTTTCCAAGCAAAAACCCTTGCCGCCGGATCCGCAAGAGCCGAACAAAATTGCCCACACCATTGAACAATGGCACATACGATATGCCGTTTTAACTTCCCCTACCAGAGATGACTTACCCGACGGCGGGGCCGAACACTATGCTAACGTGCTACGTGCCATAGCGGCTACCACGCCCGAGGTAAAAACAGAACCTTTAGTGCCGGATTTTCAAGGTAAAAAAGCCGATTTGAAAACCGTATTGGATGCTCAGCCAACGGTGCTGGCACACAATATAGAAACCGTGCCTGCTTTATACGCCGGCGTGCGCGTGGGAGCAGATTATAAACGTTCCTTAGATTTGCTGTCTTACAGTAAACAGTTGGCCCCGCATATTTTGACGAAGTCTGGTTTGATGTTGGGGCTTGGCGAAACGGAAACACAAGTGAAACAAACCTTGCAGGATTTGCGTAAAGTAGGTGTGGATTTGTTGACGATCGGGCAATATTTAGCCCCTTCCAAACACCATCACCCGGTATTGCGTTATGCCGAACCGGAGGAATATAAAAAATGGGAGGAATATGCGCTGTCTATTGGGTTTTTAGCGGCTGCTTGCGGACCGTTGGTGCGCAGTAGTTATCACGCTGGAGCCTTGTATCAGGCGGCGTGTTTACAAAAAGCGATTTATGAAAAAACAGTACATTAATCTAAGTATATTGGCTGTACTAGCCATGGGGCTAGCCGCTTGTGCAGGCAATCCACCGGATTGGTGGAATCCGTCTGGGATGTACGGTAATGCATCCGGCAAGCAATCGGTGTCTGAGAAAACAGCACACCCGACAGTTGTGCCTCAACAACAAGAAGAAGTTCCGGGAGAAGAAGATATTGCGCCGGCCGTAGATAATTATGAAGAAGAGAAATTAGCACCTTTATCCACTGCCCAAGAAGAACAAACCCCGGCTGTTTCTGATGATAAAGAGGAAGCAGAAGAACTTTCTCTGTCTAAACCTAGCTTGCTCAATTAGTTCCATTACACCTAAAAAAAGACCCCCCGATTATCCATCGGAGGGTCATTTCCTTTCGTTCATTTTTTCCTCTTTACACAGGTCCAGCGATTTATGCCGCTACTCTGTTCTGCACACCGAGCCGAATCAACTTATCAACCCGCCGCCAAAACCGCCGCTCACGCCCCAACTACTTCCTACCACTCTCTGGGCCAGCCCCGCCCGGCACTTGACGGCCTCTGCCGCCTTTACCGACCCGACACTACTTGAACGATGCCCCGCTTCCGCACCCGCGTCCTAACCAACGCCCAAATACAGAACCGACACACCCTTCCACGCCCTTCTTTTCACTTCTCTTTAGCGGCCTAAGTCCCGGCTACGCTACACCCTAGGCTGTACTGCTGTATACTTAGTATAAGCCAGTTATGAAAAATGTCAAGGGGTATTTTGAAAAATTTTTTACCGTCGGAGAAAATCAAAAATTCTTACAAATAGATACACTCAAAGGCATGGTATTGTTGGTTATGTCGGGATGGCCCCCGACCTATATAAGTGCCGTCGTCCCGGGGTTACGCTCGGTGTGACTACAAACAACAAAGCGGCTGAGATGCCCGACAAAAACACTCGGGAATGACAGATATGTGTTGTTTATTTTTTGGCCGTTTTGTCGTCGGTAAAATAAAAAAAGCTTGACATCGTTTTTTTTTTTTGTATCATTTAAAAAAATCACAAAGGAGGCTGTTTGTTGTAAATAAAATGAGGTCATCCTGAAAGGTTGTAGTTCAGGATCTCCACCTTATTTTAAAGAAAGCGGAGGAGATGCTGAGCAAAGACGACTCAGCATGACCTCTCAAATGAACAAAGGAGAAAAAGTATGAAAAAAGGTTTTACCTTGATTGAGTTATTAGTAGTTGTTTTAATTATCGGTGTATTAAGTGCTATTGCCTTGCCGCAATATAAAAAGGCGGTGTTAAATTCCCGCATGACGCAAGCCATTGCCTTATTCGGCACGTATAAACAAGCGATAGATGTGTGGCTTATGGAAAACGGTTGGCCGAGCGCATATACGGGTTTGTCGGGAACGAAAGGTGCTGGGGTTTTGGGCATCAGTACTCCTTTGTTATCACAACAAAACACTTGGTATGATTATAATGAGGATTTAGGAATGAAAACTCAAGCCTGGTGCGACACTACATATTGTGCATTCAGTTTAACTGGATATGGCGAAAAAGGATGGTTAGGCCGATGCGGATTACAATTTCAACTAGAAACAAGAGGTTGGTGCCTGGCAGCGATTACGTATGGTCCTGCTGCTGCCGATAATGCTTTAACGGGTGCTACCAAAGAGCAATGTCCGGAAGTAATGCAACTAGCTTGCCAGTATGCCAAAAGCAATTTCAGTGTATACCCTGCTAGTGGATATCTTAGTCAACAATGTGCTACAGTAGGTGTTACATTGGGCCAGTAATGATAACGTAAATATTTCTGTAAAAGAGATCTCTGGCGTAGTTGGGGTTTTACCCACAAAAAACAACTCTCTTTTTGGAGAGTTGTTTTTTGTCTGCGAAACTTATCTCAATTTCTTAGCGGCTTTTTCTAATCCTTCGGCGGCTTTTTCCAGTCCGTCCGCTGTTTTTTCGCGCAAGACTTCGGCTTTTTCAGCCATTTTTTCTTTCAGTTCGGCGGCGCGTTCTTTGGCCGCGGCACTATGAGCGGCAAATTTTTCTTTTAACTCTTCCTTGTGTTCCATTACTTTCTCTTTGAGCTCTTTAGCGCGCTCGGCAATTTCTTCGCGGCCTTCTTCATAGGTATCTTCGGCCCAGCGTTTGAGTTTGCGGCGGGTGGTTTCACCCTTGGCCGGGGCATACAATACACCGGCGACGGCTCCTACTAAGATGCCTAAAATAAAAGTAGCTATTGAATCACATTTATTGCACATAGGTTCCTCCTGTTCGTATAATAATATATTGTATAACAATTTTTAGTCTTTTCAATATACTATAATAAATATAATAGGGGCAGTAGCCCTGTCAATTTGCTTTTTTAATTAGGAGAAAACTATGCCTAATCCATCTACGCCGCGCCACAATGGCCCGCAGCAAGACCCCGCCGTACGCCGTACTAATTTTGAGGAAGTAGCTCACATTTTAACCCAAGATGAAGCACAAGCTGAGGCAGACCGCTGTTTGCATTGCCCTACGCATCCGTGCCAAAATGCCTGCCCGGTGGGCGTGCATATTCCGGATTTTATTGCCGCTATTAAAGCAGGCAATGTACAACAGGC
Above is a window of Elusimicrobiaceae bacterium DNA encoding:
- a CDS encoding D-alanine--D-alanine ligase: MNHSLQIAVLYGGKSTEHEVSVHSAGTVCRTLQADPRYHVLHVFIDKDGYWFLQTACSERTPQDIAITPVVSANGSLYIPSQNKWLRPEVFFPVLHGANGEDGTLQGLLESLQVPYVGCGVLASAMGMDKEISKQVAQTVGVPTLPYQCLNKACGYDHLALEKWAHETGYPIFVKPVRLGSSIGVSKVTAVEQLHQAIEQAFRFDTDVLVEKGLDAPQEVFCGLLGEGTRVRSSECGELKSLASEFFDYQAKYITVGGCETRVPAVLPAQTRAAIRRGSELIFQGLRGSGLARADFLVDKQGKAWFSEMNTMPGMSETSLYPQLFAATGVAYVDILTELIELALQVYQRKNSLFMEHIA
- a CDS encoding SpoIID/LytB domain-containing protein translates to MRKLLFSLLLVGSVLLGGYPVSFCHAVSTEEKLAAAAKLYFEGHPQQALQAYIDLSKETQNKDSFLNATFIALEQGNPKQAVDIVSTAYMLYPHDPEITEFTAEAYLADGQYENAEKFFSLLDGGGEKSEFLLIHVARAQLGMGETELAKHNLQRAATGENHLSLSNYLLGQIYEKEKNWAQAADAYGKAIDYDHQFAEARARYAVCLERNKDYNDAFRQYRILHAASPKNQLYITALQRLRPKITKKEKDLESRKEQKKHTLVKPVISLEGNLQTVRVALGTTAGGRPSPRTQLIFSPSHPFTVTIKNTGKTLVIGKGKEIWRAELTNGKAALFSPTGKRYPFQGAIIVTPKSADAMQGATILIQKVMSGAGMTWASVDDKEYRGQLEIIHDKKHNTLLPINIVNIEEYLMGVLSSEMPAGFPMNALRAQAVLARTYALKHLGKHKAYGYDLCDTQNCQVYGGVGAESETGNAAVESTMGQVLFYQNTPIEGVFSANCGGFTQSAQEAGWYPTAYLNPVSDYQDFNFDTLQPYQFKDLLQHPHQAYSRYNKHVSPAAYRWARVIEEADLRQLIQRQKKDIGRITAIIPQKRGRSGYVTQVLVKGTKGNITLSKENVIRNNLAPGMLRSSYFIVVPNYEGRKLKNFVFYGGGWGHGVGFCQTGSAGRAEAGQDYQTILQHYFPLTELKDMREE
- the lipA gene encoding lipoyl synthase; its protein translation is MTNSLPTWLKEMVGRNKAALRTQTALQAQQGLDAQALHTVCVEAKCPNRGECLNCGDATFMILGGFCTRGCKFCAVSKQKPLPPDPQEPNKIAHTIEQWHIRYAVLTSPTRDDLPDGGAEHYANVLRAIAATTPEVKTEPLVPDFQGKKADLKTVLDAQPTVLAHNIETVPALYAGVRVGADYKRSLDLLSYSKQLAPHILTKSGLMLGLGETETQVKQTLQDLRKVGVDLLTIGQYLAPSKHHHPVLRYAEPEEYKKWEEYALSIGFLAAACGPLVRSSYHAGALYQAACLQKAIYEKTVH
- a CDS encoding YtxH domain-containing protein: MCNKCDSIATFILGILVGAVAGVLYAPAKGETTRRKLKRWAEDTYEEGREEIAERAKELKEKVMEHKEELKEKFAAHSAAAKERAAELKEKMAEKAEVLREKTADGLEKAAEGLEKAAKKLR